Proteins encoded by one window of Chloroflexota bacterium:
- a CDS encoding biotin--[acetyl-CoA-carboxylase] ligase, with product MDYLSAHLILDGLRTQFIGRQIIYYQIIDSTNTVAKSLANEGAAEGTMVIADEQSMGRGRLGRQWLAPSGTSLLFSLIFRPNLVAERVQGLTMICGLGIRQAIRELTCLPAQLKWPNDIMVRGRKAGGILTEMCSTGQHLDYVVVGIGLNVNLKADLLPAEFNATSLSQEWGRTMSRVKLLQEALWHIEERYLALCAGYWPVTEWASALETLGQRVTLHTAHGTWQGIAEAVDNEGALMLRLDNGEVKRVLEGDVAPL from the coding sequence GTGGATTATCTATCTGCACATCTTATCCTAGATGGTTTGCGCACCCAATTCATTGGTCGTCAAATCATCTACTATCAGATTATTGACTCCACTAATACTGTAGCTAAATCCCTGGCCAATGAAGGCGCGGCAGAAGGGACGATGGTCATCGCGGATGAGCAGTCCATGGGCAGAGGACGGCTCGGGCGACAATGGCTAGCACCGAGTGGTACCTCTTTGTTATTCTCCCTCATCTTCCGTCCCAATCTCGTGGCTGAGCGGGTGCAAGGTTTGACCATGATCTGTGGATTGGGGATCAGACAAGCCATCCGCGAACTCACCTGCCTTCCCGCACAACTGAAGTGGCCCAACGATATCATGGTGCGTGGTCGAAAAGCAGGGGGCATCTTGACAGAAATGTGCAGTACAGGTCAGCATCTAGACTACGTGGTGGTTGGGATAGGCCTGAACGTGAATCTGAAAGCCGATTTATTGCCCGCCGAGTTCAATGCCACCAGCCTCAGCCAGGAATGGGGGCGAACCATGTCGCGGGTGAAGTTGCTCCAAGAAGCTCTTTGGCACATTGAAGAGCGCTACCTGGCTTTATGCGCTGGCTACTGGCCGGTAACAGAATGGGCAAGTGCTTTGGAGACCCTGGGACAAAGGGTTACGCTGCATACGGCTCATGGTACGTGGCAGGGGATAGCAGAGGCAGTTGACAACGAGGGTGCTCTGATGTTGCGCTTGGATAATGGCGAGGTCAAAAGGGTGCTGGAAGGGGATGTTGCTCCTCTATGA